Proteins from a genomic interval of Flavobacteriales bacterium:
- a CDS encoding DUF350 domain-containing protein: MNWEFFEATIFNLTINILYAIISLIVAILALGFVDRVLLTKIDIQQELKDNNVSVAIAASAILLFVALIISFGLKA; the protein is encoded by the coding sequence ATGAACTGGGAATTCTTTGAGGCCACCATTTTCAATCTCACGATAAACATCCTTTACGCCATCATTTCACTCATTGTGGCCATCCTCGCCTTGGGCTTTGTGGACAGAGTTCTCTTGACTAAAATTGACATTCAGCAAGAACTAAAAGACAATAACGTTTCTGTTGCTATTGCTGCATCTGCCATTCTGCTGTTTGTGGCGCTTATCATCTCTTTCGGACTTAAAGCTTGA
- a CDS encoding FAD-dependent oxidoreductase, translating to MKIGIIGSGGAGMCTAWLLDQGHEITLFEKKDYLGGNTHTVEVELNGIMHYVDDGANWFSPTIYPLFNRLLELQQIPYEWVPMSMTYYNTLTGQVNCMPPSTPRRFVQMFTKAHRLPELLLMNKVINASEKIVHERQTELTLGQFMDKLNLSDKQRNGFLKPLLSGVWGSPFDQTEDFAIYPLMKYLVYHKPSGLSDFSWKVMKGGVRQYIQLMADSLLNTEILVKDGVKHVQPNPQTGKVSVTSDSGKSFEFDKLIITAGAKDAQYILKDTLHMESVKNVLSQFEYYLATVCTHSDTRYMPPNRKDWSVVNVLHKGKHADATIWDGWHTDQNVFDSYINEGDDPKHVHHVSEWWLPCETPQFFEAQKALEKVQGTHNIYFGGDYTRDIGSHENAIESAVENCKRIWPQSERLSLLTS from the coding sequence TTGAAGATCGGAATTATAGGTTCTGGCGGTGCAGGAATGTGTACTGCGTGGCTTTTAGATCAAGGCCACGAAATAACCTTGTTCGAAAAGAAGGATTATTTGGGTGGAAATACCCATACCGTGGAGGTTGAACTGAACGGCATTATGCACTACGTTGATGATGGCGCCAATTGGTTCTCACCTACCATTTATCCACTTTTCAATCGATTGCTGGAATTACAACAGATTCCTTACGAATGGGTTCCAATGTCGATGACCTATTACAACACACTTACTGGTCAGGTAAACTGCATGCCTCCTTCCACGCCAAGAAGGTTCGTGCAGATGTTCACCAAAGCACACAGATTACCCGAACTGCTGTTGATGAATAAGGTTATAAATGCATCTGAAAAAATTGTTCACGAGCGTCAAACGGAGCTAACACTTGGGCAGTTTATGGACAAACTGAACTTGAGCGACAAGCAACGAAACGGTTTCCTCAAGCCGCTTCTATCAGGTGTTTGGGGCAGTCCGTTCGACCAAACGGAAGATTTTGCCATTTATCCGCTGATGAAATATTTGGTCTATCACAAACCGAGCGGATTAAGCGACTTCAGTTGGAAAGTGATGAAAGGCGGAGTCAGGCAATACATCCAATTGATGGCCGATAGTCTTCTTAACACTGAAATACTGGTAAAAGATGGGGTAAAACACGTGCAACCCAACCCTCAAACTGGAAAGGTAAGCGTGACATCTGATAGTGGAAAAAGCTTCGAATTTGACAAGTTGATCATTACTGCTGGGGCAAAAGATGCGCAGTACATTCTCAAAGACACGCTCCACATGGAAAGCGTGAAAAATGTATTGAGCCAATTCGAGTATTACCTGGCTACGGTCTGCACGCACAGCGATACACGGTATATGCCACCCAATCGAAAGGATTGGAGCGTGGTGAACGTGTTGCACAAGGGCAAGCATGCCGATGCAACCATTTGGGATGGTTGGCACACCGATCAGAATGTGTTCGATTCTTACATCAACGAAGGTGACGACCCAAAGCATGTTCATCACGTATCTGAATGGTGGCTTCCTTGCGAAACGCCTCAATTCTTTGAGGCACAGAAAGCCTTGGAAAAAGTGCAAGGAACGCACAACATTTACTTTGGCGGAGATTATACCCGCGACATTGGTTCGCACGAAAATGCCATTGAATCTGCTGTGGAAAACTGCAAACGGATTTGGCCGCAAAGTGAACGTTTAAGTCTTTTGACAAGTTGA
- a CDS encoding (4Fe-4S)-binding protein, translating into MKKEYTNGETTIVWQPEKCIHCAECAKGLPEVFKPREKPWIQMCVVESKTIQAQVKMCPSGALSLKDQ; encoded by the coding sequence ATGAAAAAGGAATACACCAACGGAGAAACCACTATTGTGTGGCAGCCGGAAAAATGCATCCATTGCGCTGAATGCGCTAAAGGTTTACCGGAAGTTTTCAAACCAAGAGAAAAACCTTGGATACAAATGTGTGTTGTAGAGTCTAAAACGATTCAAGCACAAGTGAAAATGTGTCCTTCTGGAGCACTTTCGCTGAAAGACCAATAG